Proteins co-encoded in one Dasypus novemcinctus isolate mDasNov1 chromosome 18, mDasNov1.1.hap2, whole genome shotgun sequence genomic window:
- the CEACAM18 gene encoding cell adhesion molecule CEACAM18, with amino-acid sequence MARPSPGRSPWRGLLVVAGLLACGSSQASSQLSISPGSLLGLLGEETSLMLENAPEDALEYSWHRGPDDKAENMIISYSPASASWKTGPKYTDRENVTRIGSLVIRKTALNDTGDYTVSVKASNDTQKATGWLEVRELEPDPVLSVNTSSVAEDKDSIEATCHTNVTGVKWFLNAAPVSSSDQLTISPDGKILILKRVGRHDVTLRCAIESFLGVPLQSETVFFNVAYGPDSMQLRSKPTAFREVLSAEVGSRVEMTCDALSKPGVRYRWLHNGSFLSSEAQLTFASLAWEHMGSYRCIVDNPAAQLTMYKDVSIQVPEVFPDPLKSSFSISGSIVVVLIVLTVLGSVYLCGMVIYVLINHRSNRTNRGRSMSL; translated from the exons ATGGCGCGTCCCAGCCCCGGGCGCAGCCCCTGGCGCGGCCTCCTCGTCGTGG CCGGCCTGCTGGCTTGTGGGAGCAGCCAGGCCTCCAGCCAACTCTCCATCAGCCCAGGCTCGCTCTTAGGACTCCTGGGAGAGGAGACCAGCCTGATGCTCGAGAATGCCCCCGAGGATGCTCTGGAATACAGCTGGCACCGGGGCCCAGACGACAAAgcagaaaacatgattatcagcTACAGCCCTGCCTCCGCTTCCTGGAAGACCGGGCCTAAGTACACTGATCGGGAAAATGTGACCCGCATAGGCAGCCTGGTCATCCGCAAGACTGCACTGAATGACACGGGGGACTATACTGTGAGTGTCAAGGCCAGCAACGACACCCAGAAGGCAACCGGCTGGCTCGAGGTTCGAG AGTTGGAACCAGACCCTGTCCTCTCGGTCAACACCAGCTCCGTAGCGGAGGACAAGGATTCCATAGAAGCCACCTGCCACACCAACGTCACCGGGGTCAAGTGGTTTCTGAACGCTGCACCAGTGTCCAGCAGTGACCAGCTGACGATTTCCCCAGATGGCAAGATCCTCATCCTCAAGAGGGTCGGCCGCCATGACGTGACGCTTCGCTGTGCGATAGAAAGTTTCTTGGGCGTTCCTCTGCAAAGCGAAACCGTCTTTTTCAACGTGGCCT ACGGGCCGGACAGCATGCAATTGCGGAGCAAGCCCACCGCCTTCCGCGAGGTCCTGTCAGCTGAGGTCGGCTCCCGGGTGGAGATGACGTGCGACGCCCTCTCCAAACCGGGGGTCCGTTACCGCTGGCTGCACAACGGCTCGTTCCTGAGTTCCGAGGCGCAGCTGACCTTCGCGAGCCTGGCCTGGGAGCACATGGGCAGCTACAGGTGCATCGTGGACAACCCCGCGGCCCAGCTGACCATGTACAAGGACGTCAGCATCCAGGTTCCGG agGTCTTCCCAGATCCGCTGAAGAGCAGCTTCTCCATCTCGGGGTCCATAGTGGTGGTGTTGATCGTGCTCACAGTCCTGGGCAGTGTCTACCTCTGTGGAATGGTCATCTACGTCCTGATCAACCATCGCTCCAACAG GACAAACAGAGGTAGATCAATGTCCCTCTGA